Proteins encoded in a region of the Zea mays cultivar B73 chromosome 4, Zm-B73-REFERENCE-NAM-5.0, whole genome shotgun sequence genome:
- the LOC542602 gene encoding low molecular weight heat shock protein precursor isoform X1, giving the protein MASIVASRRAVPLVRALEKLIAASSAPGTGSALRPVAVAGGLRGYNTGAPLRRYEGAESEDDSVREYDGRHGGRDYAVPSLFSGNIFRDPLSAPHSIGRLLNLVDDLAVAAPGRAVRRGWNAKEDEEALHLRVDMPGLGKEHVKVWAEQNSLVIKGEGEKEDSEDEAAPPPRYSGRIELAPEVYRMDKIKAEMKNGVLKVVVPKVKEQQRKDVFQVNVE; this is encoded by the exons ATGGCTTCCATTGTCGCTTCCAGGAGGGCCGTTCCTCTAGTTCGCGCTCTGGAGAAGCTCATCGCAGCGTCCTCCGCTCCCGGGACTGGCTCCGCCCTCAGGCCGGTGGCAGTCGCCGGCGGCCTCCGCGGCTACAACACCGGCGCTCCGCTCCGACGCTACGAGGGGGCCGAGTCGGAAGACGATAGCGTCCGCGAGTACGATGGGCGGCACGGCGGCCGGGACTACGCTGTGCCCAGCCTGTTCTCAGGTA ATATTTTCCGTGATCCGCTTAGTGCGCCGCACAGCATTGGCCGCCTGCTGAACCTTGTGGACGACTTGGCGGTGGCGGCGCCAGGTCGTGCGGTGCGCCGTGGCTGGAACGCGAAGGAGGACGAGGAGGCGCTGCACCTGAGGGTGGACATGCCAGGCCTGGGGAAGGAGCACGTCAAGGTGTGGGCGGAGCAGAACAGCCTGGTGATCAAGGGCGAGGGCGAGAAGGAGGATAGCGAGGACGAGGCCGCCCCGCCTCCGAGATACAGCGGTCGCATCGAGCTCGCGCCAGAGGTTTACAGGATGGACAAGATCAAGGCGGAGATGAAGAACGGCGTGCTCAAGGTGGTCGTGCCGAAGGTGAAGGAGCAGCAGCGCAAGGACGTGTTCCAAGTCAACGTCGAGTAG
- the LOC542602 gene encoding low molecular weight heat shock protein precursor, whose amino-acid sequence MASIVASRRAVPLVRALEKLIAASSAPGTGSALRPVAVAGGLRGYNTGAPLRRYEGAESEDDSVREYDGRHGGRDYAVPSLFSDIFRDPLSAPHSIGRLLNLVDDLAVAAPGRAVRRGWNAKEDEEALHLRVDMPGLGKEHVKVWAEQNSLVIKGEGEKEDSEDEAAPPPRYSGRIELAPEVYRMDKIKAEMKNGVLKVVVPKVKEQQRKDVFQVNVE is encoded by the exons ATGGCTTCCATTGTCGCTTCCAGGAGGGCCGTTCCTCTAGTTCGCGCTCTGGAGAAGCTCATCGCAGCGTCCTCCGCTCCCGGGACTGGCTCCGCCCTCAGGCCGGTGGCAGTCGCCGGCGGCCTCCGCGGCTACAACACCGGCGCTCCGCTCCGACGCTACGAGGGGGCCGAGTCGGAAGACGATAGCGTCCGCGAGTACGATGGGCGGCACGGCGGCCGGGACTACGCTGTGCCCAGCCTGTTCTCAG ATATTTTCCGTGATCCGCTTAGTGCGCCGCACAGCATTGGCCGCCTGCTGAACCTTGTGGACGACTTGGCGGTGGCGGCGCCAGGTCGTGCGGTGCGCCGTGGCTGGAACGCGAAGGAGGACGAGGAGGCGCTGCACCTGAGGGTGGACATGCCAGGCCTGGGGAAGGAGCACGTCAAGGTGTGGGCGGAGCAGAACAGCCTGGTGATCAAGGGCGAGGGCGAGAAGGAGGATAGCGAGGACGAGGCCGCCCCGCCTCCGAGATACAGCGGTCGCATCGAGCTCGCGCCAGAGGTTTACAGGATGGACAAGATCAAGGCGGAGATGAAGAACGGCGTGCTCAAGGTGGTCGTGCCGAAGGTGAAGGAGCAGCAGCGCAAGGACGTGTTCCAAGTCAACGTCGAGTAG